Below is a window of Roseivirga misakiensis DNA.
ATTTTAGTTGCTAAATACGAATTAGATCAAGATTTAACGCGCCTAAACAGCCTTTTAGCGGCACAGACATGGTCTTCTGAAGACAGTCTTTTTCTAAAAGCACTTTCTAAACAATACAAAACAGATAAGATCGACTTGCTCCAAGAAAGGCTGCTCACTCACCCTAATTCTATAGTTTTAGCACAGGCTGCGGTAGAGTCAGGTTGGGGCACTTCTAGATTTTTCCGAAGGGCAAACAACTTGTTTGGCGTTTGGTCATTCGACCCAAAAGAACCTCGGATTCCAGCTTCTGTCGCTCGACCGGATTTTCAAGTCTACCTTCGGAAATACGATGATATTTCGGAGTCTATAAAAGACTATTTTAAAACCATTGCGCGACACAGAGGGTACAAAGCATTTGTTGAGAAAAGAAAGACCTCCAATAATGTTCAAGAGCTTGTCCCCTTGCTCAGGTCTTATTCGGAAAGAGGTGAAGCCTATACGCGACAAATCCTTTCAATGATCAGGTTCAATGAATTTGAGCAATACGATAGTTATATCTTGGACCCAAAATATATCGTCGCCAAAGCAATCATGAAATGAGAAGCTTTTTGATCGTCATCGCCATTTCTCTGGTTGCTATGAGCGGGTTTGGTTTCCAGCAGAAGAACTTTTCGACCTTCGTTTATCACAGATTCGGTGATGATCGATATCCATCCACAAACCTTAGCCTTGATAAGTTCGAAGAGCAATTAGCGTTTCTAGCTGAAAACAATTATCAGGTAATCACTTTAAATGAAGCTTTCAAGCAAGTAAAATCCAAGCAAACAGCGATTTCGAATGTCGTGGTGATCACCATAGACGATGCTTTCAAGAGTTTCTATCAGAACGGATGGCCATTATTGAAAAAGTACGGTTTTAAGGCGACCCTTTTTGTCAATACGAAAACCGTAGGCTCCAGTGATTATATGACTTGGGAGGAGCTGAAAGAGGTAAAAGCCGAAGGTATTGAAATTGCCAATCATTCGCATGCCCATCCCTATTTCATGGATAATTTTAATATTAATGCGTTTTACAGTGACTTAATCATCAGCGATGCATTTTTCAGGAATATGCTTGGTGAAATACCAGATGGTTATGCATATCCGTATGGGGAGTGGCACCCAAAAATGGGTGATTTACTGGACAGTTTGGGATACACTTACGCTGCAGCGCAAAACTCGGGTGTTATTTATAAAGAATCGCCCCCCTTCCAACTACCCAGATTCCCCATGTCGGACAACTATGCGGATCTGCAAGATTTTAAGCAAAAAGTAAATATGAATGCCCTTGAGGTCACGAAGATCAACGTAATTGATAACGGGTTTCAAGGTAGCAGTCTAAAGCCTAGATTAATACTCAATTTTAACGAAGGAGCATACGATCTAAAAAACCTGCAGTGCTTTATTCAAGGAACAAAAGCTAAAAAGTCCATTAGGGTATTAAAGGATGGAAATGTTGAATTGAGTATTTGGCCCGAAGATGAATTAAAAAAACGAAGGACTTTATTCACCGTTACAGTTACCGATCGTCAAGGCAAATGGCATTGGTTTAGTTATTCATGGTTATTACCTTCCGTGAAGCAATGAAAAGGCATCAATCTCTTATTCCGTTTTCTAAATTTCATCGCTCCTGCTTGTTTCTAGCACTGATTGCTAAAGAAAATGCTCCAGATGTAAAAGGTTACCCAACGGATTTGGCAGGTAAAATTGATTACGCCAATTCGTTTTACAAGCAAGCACTTCAAGAGCACTTTGCCATGGAATCTAAGCTGTGGAACTACGTGTCTAGCAAGTCTGATTTATTGAAAAATATCGTAATGGACTTACAAATTGAGCGCAATAAGTTGAATGACCTATTTTTCGCGCTTGATCAATCCAGATCGGCTGAAATTCTTTATGAATTAGGTGATCTATTCGAAAAACATGTCAGAAAAGAAGAAAGAGTTCTCTTTCAGCAAATACAAAAAGATTTAACCGAAGAAGAACTCTCTGAAATCCCCAAGCTATCGGCCTAATTACTCGACTCTTAATGCCTTAATAGGGTTGGCTCTTGCTGCTCTTATCGCATGAAATCCTATCACTGAAAGCATAATGGCAAAAGAAAGGGCTCCGCTAACTAAAAAGACGATAATTCCGACGTCAACTCTATAGGCAAAGTCACTCAACCACTGATTCATAAGGTACCAAGTGATTGGTATAGAAATGAAGAAGGCTAATAGCAGTTGCAGGCTAAATTGCTTCATAAGTAGGCCCAGAATGGTAAATGTTCGAGCACCGAGTACCTTTCTGATTCCTATCTCCTTAATCTTAGTATTCACCACCATAATAGTAAGGCCTAAAAGGCCGAAAGCCGCAATGAGAATACTGATCACAGTGGCCACGCCAGCAATTTGATTGACTCGTGATTCGTTCTCATAAAGAAGCCTTAAACGCTCATCGATAAAACTAAAATTGAGTTCTTCATTCGGAAATGTATCAGCCCAAACGTCTTCCAATAGTTTTTGTACCCCCAGTAGATTACTTCCTGTATACTTGAAAAACACTTTTGGAATAGGATTAGAATTAATACTAAAGTCACTTACACCATCAGTGATCGGACTAGCATTTTGTGTAATAACCAAAGGTTGAACTTCGGTGTGAAGAGACTCGAAATTGAAGTCTTTAACTACTCCTACAATTCTATGTGTTCCAAAATTATCTCCTGGCAATTGTTTCCCAATTGGGCTTTCTGTATTAAAAAAGTATGCTGCAGCTGCCTCATTAATGATGATTGATTCGGTTTTGTCAATTTCTAGTGCTGCATCAAAGTCCCTACCCTCAGCAAGCTCTATATCAAAGCTTGTGTTGTAGTATGGATCTGTTATTAGCAAGGAAAATTGCTTAAACTGACCTTGTTTATCACTAAAACCTAGATTTGTCCAGCCTGAACTTCCAAACATATGATTGGCGGCCCCTATGCTGGTTATTTCAGGGTAAGACGCAAGTTTAGATTTCAATATCTCAGCATTTTCAAAACCACTATTGATTCGATTAAAAAGTCCTGAAACTCCCGGCTTAGCGTATAGGTTTACATAAACCATTGCTTCTTTATCATATCCTAGGTCTGAGTCTTGAAGAAAGTTTAGTTGATTTCGCATAACCAATGATCCAGAGATCAAGAAAATGGTCAGCAGCAGCTGAAATACCATAAGTGACTTTCGAAACAAACCTGTCCCTCTACTACTTTGAGCTCCTTTTAAAACGCTAATCAGTCTTAAATTCGATAGTACAAACGCTGGGTATAGCCCTGTGAGAAGCCCTACTCCAAGAACTAGTCCTATGTAGAAAAGCCCGCCTGTATAGTTTAATAGGATGGAAATTTCAGTTCCAGCAAGCTGATTAAAGGTAGGTAATAGCAAATAAGCAAGCCCCACTCCCGCCATGGCCGCAAAAAAGGTAATTAACATACTCTCAGAAAGATACTGCCACACTAAACTCCTTTTCTGCGCTCCTACCACCTTGCGAATTCCCACTTCTTTGGCCCGCCGAATCGATTGGCCTGTGGATAATGTAGTATAATTCATGCAGGCCATTACAAGGACAAGTATGCCGATAGTGGCCAAAACATAGACATAACTTGGGTTTCCAACTGGCATTGACGCGATTGGAAAATCAGGGTTGAGATGTATATCGGTCAAAGGTTGAAGCCCCAATACATACTCACCTTCTTGCACTTCATCTGCCAAAACAGTTCTAATCATTCCCGGAAGTTTATCTTCCACTGCCGCTTGAGATGTGTTTTCTTTGAGTAAGACAAAAGTCTCAGGCGCAATGTTGAACCAAGCATTTAGCGCCCCTTCACTATAAAATCGTGTCAGGTCTTCATTTGATACGATCATATCCATTCTGAAGCCAGTATTCTTAGGTAAATCGGCCATTATTGCGGATACTCGATAAGGTAATTGCTCCTCACCCATCTGCAACAAAATATCCTTACCCACGGCTTCACTATTCCCAAAATATTTGGTGGCATAGCTTTCTGATAGCACTAAATCTTGACGGCCAAGAGGCTTTTCGGTATTGCCTTTCAATAAGTCGAAACTAAAGACATCGAAGAAATTCGGGGACACGAAAGCAACTCGCTCATTTATACGACTTTCTCCTTCCCCCACCAAAAACCTGCTATAATCCACTCTTACAGTGGCCTCTACCTCCGGAATATTAGCCTCTAAAGCATCTGCAAGTGGCAACGGAGATGAAGTGTAAAAGAATTGCTGACCTTCTCCATAATCCTCTTTAGTCCAGGTTCTATAAATTCGATCTCCCTTTTCGTGGAATTTATCAAAACTTAGTTCTTGTTGTACATAGAGAGATATGAGGATAAAACAAGCCATTCCGATGGCTATGCTTCCTACATTCAGTGCTGTGTTTGTTTTCTGCTTCCACAGCACCCGTGCCGCGATTTTAAAGTTGTTTCTCGTCATGTCGATAATATTTGAGTTGACCTTTTTTGACTTTTTAATATTTGACCACTTGAAAAAGCGCAAGACATCCCAAATGAACATCAGTCTCGCTTTGGTCTTCTTTTTTTTCGCCACACGCACTTGAAAGAGCTCGTGAGCATCACCTTGTATTTCTTCTAAAAATTCTGATTTACAGTAAAACGCTAGAAACTTATCTGCCCATTTTGGTGGCGATATTGGTTTTTCTTTTGTCATAAATACCCTAGAACTATTCGTACCTGATAGTTTCTACAGGGTTAGTGGCTGCGGCCTTCAAGGCCTGATAACTCACCACTAAAAGGGTGATTACGAGTATGCCGATCGCCGCGATGACGAAGTGATAGGCATTCACATTGATTTGATAGGCAAAATTACCTAACCAGCTATTCATCACGTAAATAGTTAATGGCACTGAGATCACAAAAGCTACTATAATTGGACTCATAAATAGCCTGTAAAGCAACTTGAAAATACCTATAGAACTTGCGCCCAATACTTTTCTAATGCCGATCTCCTTGTACTTATTCTTGATGGTAAGCGCTGCCAAACCGAGTAAACCTAGGCAAGCAATAGTAATGGCTAAAAGGGCAATCAGGTTTACCATGGCGTTAGTATTGCGCTCTTTTTCGTAAAGTCCCTGAAGTTTGGCATCGATAAACCTGAGGTCAAAGGGTTCGGCAAAACGCTCTTCCCAAGCCGATTCTATTTCCTTTCTCACATCAGAGAAGTTTTCCAGATTTACTTTAAGCAACACAGTGGCTCGGGCACTTCTACTCATAGAAATTCCTTCAACTCCTTCAAAAACTGGCTCAGCATTCATGGAAAGTAACAAGGGCCGTATTTTCTTATGTAATGATTCAAAGTGAAAATCTTTCATGACGCCAATGATCTGGTGTTCGCCAAAAGGTCTCTTACTCTTAATTTTACCACCAACCGTCGTTTCCAAACCGATCATTTTTGCCATCGATTCATTGACCAAAAACCCGGTTCTTTTTTCATACTCTGTGGCGTTTTCAAAGCCTTTTCCTTCAACAATTTCAATATCAAAAACATCTACAAAATCTTCACTAATCGTGTTGTAGCCAAGGGATTTCCAGTTGTCGTCCAAATCAGCATAGTCGATTGTCATCCAATCATCTTCACCGAAAAAATTATTGGCGTGTGTTGCACCGCTTATCGCAGGAATTTGTGAGAGTTTAGCTAAAAATTGATCCGCCAATTGTGCACTGGCATTCATTATACCTGCCATTCCATGTTCAAACTTTTGCGGTCTAGGCAGTGACATATAAACCACACCTTCGGCTTGAAACCCTAGATTCTTTTTAGCGAGATAACTCAATTGATTCTTCATGATAATCGTACTCGATACGAAGAAAATTGCAGCAAAGAACTGAACCACTATGAGACTGTACGCTAAACCATTTTTCCCTTTACCGCTTATTTTTGCACTTTTTAGCGTAGCGACAGGGTTGAATGACGATAACACAAAAGCTGGGTAGATGCCAGAAAGAAGGCCTATCACAAGTACTGATACCCCTAAAGCAGTGATTAACGGCAATGAAAACTCTAGTGTTAAGTTCTTATCAGCGAATTGATTGAATGCTGGCAATAGCAACGAACATACACCAATGCTTAAGAACATGGCCACAGTGGTAAGCAAAAATGACTCACCTAAAAATTGACTGATCAATTGATGTTTATGAGCTCCCATTACCTTTCTTACCCCCACCTCTTTGGCTCTTCTAATGGATTGACCTACTGCTAAGTTTATGAAATTGATGCCAGCCAATAGCAGAATTACCAACCCCACGAGACCAAGAATTCTGACGGTTCTAAGGTCGCCACTAACAGTCTCGCCTTCAATAATTCTGTTAAAATGGACATCTGATAATGGTTGTAGATGAACAATGAACATGTCTTCTTCATATTCATCGCCTAAACCTTTTTTAACCATTTCTGGAAACTTACTTTCTAAATCCTGAACCGTAACGTTTGAATTGAGCTCCACATAAAATTGTGATGAAGAAGTGTACCAAGCCGTTCTGGTTTGGGTATTCAAAAATCGCTCATTATTTGCCTCAGAAATTAGCGATCCATAGGTTATTGAGGAATTTGATGGTGGGTTTTCAACCACACCAGACACCAAAAAATTGAATTGTTCATCATCTACTGTCAATTCTATTGTTTTCCCCAAAACATCTAGGTTGCCAAACTGCTTCATGGCTTGTTTTTCGGTCAAAACGATGTTTTCCAACTTGCTCAAGGCGGTATTTTTATCACCGACCAGCATTTTAAAATCGAAAGATTTCAAAAAGGATTCACCAACTATTTCAAAGTATAAATCTGTTTTCTCTTGATTATCAGATATATAAGACCCTACATCGCCGATCATTTGAATTGTCTGCTCTATTTCAGGAAAATCCGCTTTGATGGTTTGACCCAACACTACTGGAATCGTAGCATCCTTATATTCTTCATCATCATATGTTTCGTGTACCCAAACTCTGTACAGATTATCATATTTAGAGTGGAATTTATCGAAAGAGAATTCCTCTTGAACGTAAAGTGAAGTAAGAATAAAACAAGCGATCCCCAAGGATATTCCCGCTAGGTTTATGCCTGTATAAAACCTGTTTCTAATCAGGTTGCGGTACGCGATTTTAAAGTTGTTTTTGACCATTGTAAGTTGATTAAAATTAGACCTGTTGTTTAGTTTCATGTTTGACCACCTGAAAAACCTCAAAACATTCCATATGTATTCCCTTTTAGCTTTACGGGTTGCGTTTTCGGCTACTAATCGCTCAAATATTTCGTAGGCATCTCCTTGAATCTCCTCTATAAACTCTTGCTTACAGTAGAACTTTAAGAAGCGATCGGCCCATTTAGGTGGCGATATATTTTCAGGATTACTCAAGATGTACCCAGAGAAATATCAGGAATTCTGTTGTAGAGTTTCATTCTTAGCGACTGTGCGTCGTCTAGGGCTTTCTTGCCAAAAGCGGTGAGCTCAAAGTAGCGTTTTCTCCTACCTCCTCTTTCATTGGTAGCTCCGCCCATTTCACTTCTCACGAAACCCTTTTCGTCTAAGCGGCGCATGGCTGAATGGACCGCACTGATATTTACAGAGCGACCAGTCTCGTTTTTTATTTCATCCATGACCGCCACTCCGTAAGCCTCCGGATACAGCGCCCCCACGGTTAATAGTACGAGTTCCTCGAATTCACCTAAGTACGTTCCTTTCATATCAGCGTAATTATTAGTTACACAAATATAAAAGAAATATATCTTTCACAAATGTACAAGTAATGAAAAAGGGATTTGTATTGAACCTACAAATCCCTGTATTGAATTGAATTAACCTATTGTTTTTCTACTGAGACGCTGAGTGTCTCAATATTGAGGGTTCCTCTAAAAACTGAACGTTTTTTCCAGTTCATGACGATAAGCTCATAATTATCTTCCGATAGACCAGAAAAAGAGAACATATTCGACACATCTTGTGCATTATTGACCTTCCAATCGGCCAAATCTTGATCAAAGGAAATGGCGCCCATAAACATCCCTGTCAAAATATCTACCTGAGAGACATCCCAGCCAGAAATATCCTTATTAAAGCTTTGGGCACCTTCAAACATTGCACCCATCGACTTTACGCGCATTACATTCCAGTTTCCAATGTTTTGATTGAAGGATGACGCTCCCCAAAACATATAAGCCATATTTTGAACGTTGTCCACCTCCCAATTAAATAGTGGCTTATTATATGCTGTCGCTTGCCAAAAAAGACCGGACATGTCTTGTACATTACTCACATCCCAAGCATTGATATTTTGATTGAATGCGCTGGCATCTTTAAACATGTCACTCATGTTTTTTACCGAAGCCATTTCCCAATGTGCTATCGGTTCGTTGAAGGATATGGCCATTTCAAACATGCCAGAAACATCCTCAGCATGTTTAAGGTTTGGAGCATCCTTAGCCCAAACATGTAAATTGCTACAGCCTTTAAAGGCTCTAGTCATTGATTTCCATTGGATATCCCCCCATTGATCAACAGAAAGTAATTTCTCCTTGTCTCCTGCGCTGTTAAAATAGATGCTCGGAAATTCCCCTTTTATGGATACTTGATAAGTTCCTGCCTTTTTATAGCTATGCATGGCATCTCCAGTTAGGCCTTTCTCTATGGTTCCATCTCCCCAGTCTACTTCATAATAATAGCCAAAACCGATAGTTGGAATAACAATTTGATTGTCTCTGGAAATACCTGGGTTGTCTGTTTTCCAAGTTGTAATGAATGGCTTTTGTGCCGCTAAGGAAACGTTAATGGCGCATGCCATTATTAGAATACATAAATGCTTCATCATGATAAATTTTGGTGTCAGTAATAACCATTAACATGTGTCGCATTGGCTCAATTGGACATTGAAACCGATAGAAAGTAAGTGAATCGCAAAGAAACTAACAAGCGTTAGCTTTCAATAACAATTATCATCATGTAAAAGGGCATAAAGTGCTAGTGAAACTCAGCTCTTTATGCCCAAAAACATCATTTATTCGCTCCTAAGTGAATCTACAGGGTTAGAGTGAGCTGCTCTTAAAGCTCTATAGCTCACCGTAATTAGGGCTACTAACATGGTCAATATCGCGGCGATTAAAAAGACCTCGACTCCTATACTTACACGGAATTGGAAATTGTCTAGCCAGTTACGCATAAAGAAATACGCCAGCGGACTCGCCAACAAAAAGGCAATGAATACTTGTTTAAGGAAGGACCCTGAGAGTAAAGAGAATAGTTTCCATTCGCTAGCACCTAGCACTTTTCTAATGCCCAGTTCTTTCACTCTTTTCTGTACTGTGAATGACGCTAGACCAAATAGTCCTAAACAGGCTACCAAGACGGTGAGCCCTGCCCCTAATTTAAAGATAGTGCTTGCTTGTCTTTCCTGTTCGTAGAATAAGGCCAATTGATCGTCTAAGAAATGATACTCCATCACGGTACGGTTATCAAACTTCTCATGAACCAAAGTCGCTGCGTCAATGATACTCGATGGATCACCAGATATCTTTAAAATGAAATAATCAATCGTGGCATTCACATTATTCCACGGGCCGATAATTATGGGCTCAATTTCGGTGTGTAGTGATTTAAAATTAAAATCTTCTAGAACGCCAATTACTGTATAGTCTCCTTTTGGTCTGCCTGCCCAGCCCATGGTGACCACGGAACCAATTGGGTTGCTTCCCAGCTCAAGTCGTTCGACAGCAGCTTGATTCAACAATATCTTCGTACTGTCACTCGCATCGTTTCCACTGAACCAATCACCTTGTTCAATTCTCAAATCAAAAGTCTTGAGCATTTGTGGATCAAAGCCCATATAGTACATGCCGACAGTATCTACGATTCCATTGCTGTTTAATAAGGCTACCTCAGTCTCGTTTATATTCTTCCACTCTCCTGGTACGCGAGATGCCACTCCAACGCTTTCAACTCCTGGTATTTGGTTCAATTCATTTTGCATGGTCTTGAAGACAGGTCGAACCGCTCCGTTATTGATATCGATCGTTACTAAATTTTCTTCATTAAAGCCTAAGTCTTTAGACTGAATGAAGCTCATTTGATTACTCACCACCAAGGTGGAAATGATCATGAAAATGCCGAGGACAAATTGAAGAATAACTAATCCTTGTCTAACTCTAAAAGACCCTCCTGTAGACTTCTCTCCTTTTAGAACATTGACTGTTTTGAGTCTCGTCATAAAAAAGGCTGGATATATACCTGAGATAAGCGCTACCAACAAAGTGATTCCCAAGAGCATTGGTAAGTACTCTAAAAGTGTGACATAACTGAAGTCGAATGACTTATTCGTCAATGTGTTGAAGAAAGGCATCGTAATATCGATTAACCCAACCGATAACAACATGGCGAAAGCCGATATAATAAATGATTCTAATAAAAACTGAGTCACTAATTGCTTTTTGACTGCACCAACAACTTTTCTGATACCAATTTCCTTTGCTCTAAATACAGCTTTTGAGGTGGCCAAATTCATGTAATTGACACATGCGATGAGCAAAAGAAAAATACTGATTGCGATGAATATATTGCTGTAAGACTTATCTCCTTTGTTCTGAGCAATATCCCTTTGTAGCTGTGCAGAGTTGAAGTGTATATCAGTCATTGGCTGAAAAAAGTATTTCACTCTTGACTTCATTGGACCAGGTAAACGATCGGCTATGAGTGTATCTGCATCTTCGGTAAAGTTGTCGAAGTCGTATCCTTCTTTCAATACCAAATAGGTGGAAGAACTGAAATCTCCCCAGCTAGTTTGAAGCGCATCCCAGCTTTCGCCTGGTACAGAAGGTGAGATAAGCATCTCAAATTCCATATGGGTATCCCCTTTACTCCCTTCGACTACACCGACGACTTCAAAGTCTGGTAGACCTGTAAACTCCAATATTTTACCAATCACATTAGTGGTTCCGAAAATTGCCAGCGCCTTATTTTCAGTTAATACCACTTGATTTGGGGAGGCTAAGGCTGTTTTTATGTTTCCTGTTATAAACGGGAAGTCAAAAACATCGAAGAAGCTATTATCAGCAACAAAGTAGTCACGTTCGGTATATCGCTTGCCCCCTATTGAGAAGTTGAATTGTCCGCTAAAAAAGCGGTTCACAGAGGTGTATGTTTCGATACCCGCAAGGCCTTCGTCCAAAATCTTTCCTAAAATCGCTGGGTTCGAAGCATAAAAACTTGGGCTTTCTGCCCCTAAATCCTGCACATATGGTCTTACAATACGATCGGCTTTACTGTGCCTAGATTCATAAGAATTCTCACTCTTTACATAATTCAGCAAAAGTGCTGCTCCTGTGATGCCAATCGCTAGCCCTATGATATTAATCATGGCATAACCAGCATTTCTGCGGAGCGATCGGAACGTGATTTTTATATAATTCTTTAACATGACTTTGTTGTTTTGAATTTGAGTTTATTCAGACCTGAGGGTCTTTACTGGGTTCACAAGTCCTGCCCTTACCGCCTGGAAACTTACCGTTACTAAGACTATGATGAGCACGATGATAATGGATAGGACGAAACTTCCAATACCAATGGAGGTTCTGTAGGCAAAACCGCTCAACCAGTCATTAATGAAGTAATAGACGACCGGAACGGCTACGAGGCTGGCCATAAGTGCCAGAAGTATAAAGCGCTGATTCACAATCCAGACCAGGTGATTAATCTTAGCCCCTAATACCTTGCGTATACCTATTTCTTTCAATTTTCTTTCTACTGTGAAAGCGGTCATTCCATAAAGGCCAAGGCAGGCTATGAAAATACAAATGAAGGCAAATGTCTTAATAGCAGCCTGGAGCCTTTCCTCATCTCCATAATAGGCCTTCAAATTATCTTCTAGGAACCAAAAACCCATTGGGAAGTCGGATTCAATAGACTGATAAACATCTTTGGCGTGTGCTAATGCCAGTTGTTTGTTTGCGGGATCAACTTTTAGGGTAAAAAACCAGTTTGTACCTCTACTTACCTGAAAAATGGCAGGAGAAACCTCTGAACGTAAAGATCTAAAGTTGAAATCTTTTACTACTCCGATGACAGGGCTTGAATTATTTTCAGG
It encodes the following:
- a CDS encoding glucosaminidase domain-containing protein; this translates as MSGETKVKVILITLFLGLLIVNLAKKRKTEEPTEYETVLMTEQREIITDDDIVKISSGLVQPVLYTKISKLPSLPPFEEKNRFINIILPAILVAKYELDQDLTRLNSLLAAQTWSSEDSLFLKALSKQYKTDKIDLLQERLLTHPNSIVLAQAAVESGWGTSRFFRRANNLFGVWSFDPKEPRIPASVARPDFQVYLRKYDDISESIKDYFKTIARHRGYKAFVEKRKTSNNVQELVPLLRSYSERGEAYTRQILSMIRFNEFEQYDSYILDPKYIVAKAIMK
- a CDS encoding polysaccharide deacetylase family protein, which gives rise to MRSFLIVIAISLVAMSGFGFQQKNFSTFVYHRFGDDRYPSTNLSLDKFEEQLAFLAENNYQVITLNEAFKQVKSKQTAISNVVVITIDDAFKSFYQNGWPLLKKYGFKATLFVNTKTVGSSDYMTWEELKEVKAEGIEIANHSHAHPYFMDNFNINAFYSDLIISDAFFRNMLGEIPDGYAYPYGEWHPKMGDLLDSLGYTYAAAQNSGVIYKESPPFQLPRFPMSDNYADLQDFKQKVNMNALEVTKINVIDNGFQGSSLKPRLILNFNEGAYDLKNLQCFIQGTKAKKSIRVLKDGNVELSIWPEDELKKRRTLFTVTVTDRQGKWHWFSYSWLLPSVKQ
- a CDS encoding ABC transporter permease encodes the protein MTKEKPISPPKWADKFLAFYCKSEFLEEIQGDAHELFQVRVAKKKKTKARLMFIWDVLRFFKWSNIKKSKKVNSNIIDMTRNNFKIAARVLWKQKTNTALNVGSIAIGMACFILISLYVQQELSFDKFHEKGDRIYRTWTKEDYGEGQQFFYTSSPLPLADALEANIPEVEATVRVDYSRFLVGEGESRINERVAFVSPNFFDVFSFDLLKGNTEKPLGRQDLVLSESYATKYFGNSEAVGKDILLQMGEEQLPYRVSAIMADLPKNTGFRMDMIVSNEDLTRFYSEGALNAWFNIAPETFVLLKENTSQAAVEDKLPGMIRTVLADEVQEGEYVLGLQPLTDIHLNPDFPIASMPVGNPSYVYVLATIGILVLVMACMNYTTLSTGQSIRRAKEVGIRKVVGAQKRSLVWQYLSESMLITFFAAMAGVGLAYLLLPTFNQLAGTEISILLNYTGGLFYIGLVLGVGLLTGLYPAFVLSNLRLISVLKGAQSSRGTGLFRKSLMVFQLLLTIFLISGSLVMRNQLNFLQDSDLGYDKEAMVYVNLYAKPGVSGLFNRINSGFENAEILKSKLASYPEITSIGAANHMFGSSGWTNLGFSDKQGQFKQFSLLITDPYYNTSFDIELAEGRDFDAALEIDKTESIIINEAAAAYFFNTESPIGKQLPGDNFGTHRIVGVVKDFNFESLHTEVQPLVITQNASPITDGVSDFSINSNPIPKVFFKYTGSNLLGVQKLLEDVWADTFPNEELNFSFIDERLRLLYENESRVNQIAGVATVISILIAAFGLLGLTIMVVNTKIKEIGIRKVLGARTFTILGLLMKQFSLQLLLAFFISIPITWYLMNQWLSDFAYRVDVGIIVFLVSGALSFAIMLSVIGFHAIRAARANPIKALRVE
- a CDS encoding ABC transporter permease — its product is MSNPENISPPKWADRFLKFYCKQEFIEEIQGDAYEIFERLVAENATRKAKREYIWNVLRFFRWSNMKLNNRSNFNQLTMVKNNFKIAYRNLIRNRFYTGINLAGISLGIACFILTSLYVQEEFSFDKFHSKYDNLYRVWVHETYDDEEYKDATIPVVLGQTIKADFPEIEQTIQMIGDVGSYISDNQEKTDLYFEIVGESFLKSFDFKMLVGDKNTALSKLENIVLTEKQAMKQFGNLDVLGKTIELTVDDEQFNFLVSGVVENPPSNSSITYGSLISEANNERFLNTQTRTAWYTSSSQFYVELNSNVTVQDLESKFPEMVKKGLGDEYEEDMFIVHLQPLSDVHFNRIIEGETVSGDLRTVRILGLVGLVILLLAGINFINLAVGQSIRRAKEVGVRKVMGAHKHQLISQFLGESFLLTTVAMFLSIGVCSLLLPAFNQFADKNLTLEFSLPLITALGVSVLVIGLLSGIYPAFVLSSFNPVATLKSAKISGKGKNGLAYSLIVVQFFAAIFFVSSTIIMKNQLSYLAKKNLGFQAEGVVYMSLPRPQKFEHGMAGIMNASAQLADQFLAKLSQIPAISGATHANNFFGEDDWMTIDYADLDDNWKSLGYNTISEDFVDVFDIEIVEGKGFENATEYEKRTGFLVNESMAKMIGLETTVGGKIKSKRPFGEHQIIGVMKDFHFESLHKKIRPLLLSMNAEPVFEGVEGISMSRSARATVLLKVNLENFSDVRKEIESAWEERFAEPFDLRFIDAKLQGLYEKERNTNAMVNLIALLAITIACLGLLGLAALTIKNKYKEIGIRKVLGASSIGIFKLLYRLFMSPIIVAFVISVPLTIYVMNSWLGNFAYQINVNAYHFVIAAIGILVITLLVVSYQALKAAATNPVETIRYE
- a CDS encoding PadR family transcriptional regulator, which codes for MKGTYLGEFEELVLLTVGALYPEAYGVAVMDEIKNETGRSVNISAVHSAMRRLDEKGFVRSEMGGATNERGGRRKRYFELTAFGKKALDDAQSLRMKLYNRIPDISLGTS
- a CDS encoding BspA family leucine-rich repeat surface protein; the encoded protein is MMKHLCILIMACAINVSLAAQKPFITTWKTDNPGISRDNQIVIPTIGFGYYYEVDWGDGTIEKGLTGDAMHSYKKAGTYQVSIKGEFPSIYFNSAGDKEKLLSVDQWGDIQWKSMTRAFKGCSNLHVWAKDAPNLKHAEDVSGMFEMAISFNEPIAHWEMASVKNMSDMFKDASAFNQNINAWDVSNVQDMSGLFWQATAYNKPLFNWEVDNVQNMAYMFWGASSFNQNIGNWNVMRVKSMGAMFEGAQSFNKDISGWDVSQVDILTGMFMGAISFDQDLADWKVNNAQDVSNMFSFSGLSEDNYELIVMNWKKRSVFRGTLNIETLSVSVEKQ